One genomic segment of Sminthopsis crassicaudata isolate SCR6 chromosome 4, ASM4859323v1, whole genome shotgun sequence includes these proteins:
- the TDRD6 gene encoding tudor domain-containing protein 6 isoform X1, translated as MCSTPGLPSPGAPITLRVSFVDVHPEVIPVQLWGLVGDRREEYVRLGHDIQMAAAAVAARTRAMSAASPGELCLVQLGPRWHRCRVVSRQAQECRVFLLDEGRTVTANSAALAPGRNEFFHLPSEVLGCVLTGLVPLGGGGGGEPQQWSRGAVDFLGHLQGKEIQGRVQDVLLPQRLVLLEVPTVFQQMQDLGLARQVPDSLFRSLLKRYINAAGASVLLPRALPKQEPPQLLDYFYPQLQLGVTEPVVVTQVCHPHRIHCQLRSLSQEIRRLSDSMAHAYRATGTGDESGRSSSWEEREENPDKPGSPCAACGLDGQWYRAQLLENFRPQRCAQVLHVDYGRKELVSCGSLRYLLPEYFRMPVVTYPCALYGLWDGGRGWSRSQVGDLKALILGQAVNAKIEFYSSFEHVYYVTLYGEDGINLNCAFGVQACCLADRLLQSPGLEEEEGKDESETEEGMEDDLSSPSLKTVRLKANSFYDAQVEFVKDPSEFWIRLRKHIGPFGKLVRSMCNFYSSRKVDGLALQPVPDHLCCAKWKEHGYYRAVVTRLVGDKSVEVHLVDRGNTETVGFYDVKMLLPQFRQLPAVALKCCLADIWPLGESWSREAISYFKKTVLHKELVIHVLDKQDSQYVIEILDESRMGEENVSKLIAQAGYAKYQEFEMTDIRPPAHSPGQIPHQLSADCNRVSSTKKVGIGQWGKKDDKPPVSEVVTDRTIVTKSSFNESVVHATEKTRNMPIYSPLVQNYLEIKPASPCKGQLEVGSTVEVKVSYVESPGYFWCQLTRNLQGLRTLMCKIQDFCKNSATPYQGISPACLAKRTINGKWSRALIINGTPSADNAKVIFVDYGNKEVVPMKNICSINDEFIKLKAQAFRCSLYNLIQPSGQNPFVWDERAIRAFKEFVDNAWEDNLELKCTIFALAAINNKELFNVVDLLTPFQSACRYLTEIGFARQVRLQKPLASSMQLHSYYYSTHDIKIGSEEAVFVTHVDGPWTFYCQLARSSGVLEQLSSDICRLSKVLQHSKTSSSSPGILCLAKYSDQNWYRGIVTGKEPNKVFFVDFGNVHVVTNEDLLPIPGDAYDLLLLPMQAVKCSLSDVYDNTPKEIAGWFEEAVLDKSLKALVVAKDPDGRLIIELYDGSVQINAKINEKLGLLGYKGPKKLENEELLSSTETLKEVKNENRKLLAGHCSKTANKLCTSEIQGESCKPKISLACKELKNLQSSTKVGLLTHYQESVGNQHNQVSHLPDKIGENPVQPSAHVSERNKDLLLKFCDLPQKSIVPGFKTKVYVSHINDLTDFYIQLADDEDELASISEKLNDDKIRGECFAGQPLKKGDLICAVFPEDDLRYRAVVKEQSGDLVTVQFIDYGNTSVVNVSKLSRLQKVNALVPGMSIHCTLGGLHILPTKNQCQELYFSERTGEAQINCEFVMKSEDKWDVLLTDEQGVISEDMISKFISSSKSTSTQLNTATNPETLSDPPPPPPPPPPPPPPPPPPPPPPLLRLPPLPLPLPLPPEESGDPGKTNVKLLNWYLPEVNKIKVYATVIDGPEYFWCQFADTKVLDSLDPQVQAAGEHAAVSADCISVIQSGVACIVKYSEDGRFYRGLVTDVLDGDLISVRLVDFGNAVNFGRNTLWNIPGNLLNVNMQCFPCCLSGYNVLEGVCSFEENDYFYEIATEGVLELTILEIKKDVCDIPLAVVQLKYEGENLNEKMRKFSSQFSTADKEFPKTLCENKLREADTPMPLSIDVGSKPNKVAQDGLLYVEPPGDIFRVSSGLNHVETKPSPVFESEAGTAFVPAVGQPSKGNTVDIREKCSLAETLKFDNNKNLITGLETLLPRIETKEILELNSLEVPFSLEESKEFLELESIELQLSITGEEAKEMDLEPPMAQISQGCDSKMTLEQFTAQLSNDSKSEQLELEPPVVPLSLDKETHPFSKTSQKSQETLCPEDPGEPNHLKPFGRCKMHSKAETAHNLYKEVFTEYKNRLAVESLTHLLPEEEIKTEENHGNALTDHASAQIENTYTLEGFTIGSKCVVWSSLRNTWSECQILEIADEGTKVLNLSNGMEEIVNPENVWNGIPKLNNSPSEGVYQALEKDFYLNSTDDTAIKALGFTPLVLEKRSGGDLNVEP; from the coding sequence ATGTGCTCCACACCCGGCCTGCCCAGCCCCGGCGCCCCCATTACGCTGCGTGTCTCCTTCGTGGACGTGCACCCGGAGGTGATCCCCGTGCAGCTGTGGGGGCTGGTGGGCGACCGGCGGGAGGAATACGTGCGGCTGGGTCACGACATTCAGATGGCCGCGGCGGCGGTGGCGGCCCGGACCCGGGCGATGTCGGCTGCCAGTCCCGGTGAGCTGTGCCTCGTGCAGCTGGGGCCCCGCTGGCATCGCTGCCGCGTGGTCAGCCGTCAAGCCCAAGAGTGCAGGGTCTTTCTCCTGGACGAAGGTCGCACGGTCACGGCCAACTCGGCAGCCCTGGCCCCCGGCCGCAACGAGTTCTTCCATCTGCCCTCAGAGGTGCTGGGCTGCGTGCTGACCGGCCTGGTGCCGCTGGGAGGAGGTGGAGGCGGGGAGCCCCAGCAGTGGTCCCGTGGCGCGGTGGATTTCCTGGGCCATCTCCAGGGCAAGGAGATACAGGGCCGAGTGCAGGATGTGCTGCTTCCCCAGCGCCTGGTGTTGCTGGAGGTGCCCACCGTGTTTCAGCAAATGCAGGACCTCGGTCTAGCCCGACAGGTGCCTGACAGCCTCTTTCGATCCCTGCTGAAGCGCTACATCAACGCGGCAGGGGCCTCGGTGCTTCTCCCTCGGGCCCTGCCCAAGCAGGAACCGCCGCAGCTCTTGGATTACTTCTATCCCCAGCTGCAGCTGGGCGTCACGGAGCCCGTGGTGGTGACCCAGGTGTGCCACCCTCACCGCATCCACTGCCAGCTCCGCAGCCTTTCCCAAGAGATCCGCCGGCTCTCCGACAGCATGGCCCATGCCTATCGGGCCACAGGTACCGGGGATGAAAGTGGGAGAAGCAGCAgctgggaggagagggaggagaaccCTGACAAGCCCGGCTCCCCTTGCGCTGCTTGTGGCCTGGACGGACAATGGTACCGTGCGCAGCTGCTGGAGAATTTTCGACCTCAGCGCTGTGCCCAAGTGCTACATGTAGACTATGGGAGGAAAGAGCTAGTGAGCTGTGGTAGTCTGAGATATTTGCTTCCTGAATATTTTCGAATGCCAGTAGTTACCTATCCCTGTGCCTTGTACGGACTCTGGGATGGTGGACGAGGCTGGTCTCGTTCCCAAGTAGGAGACCTCAAGGCCCTGATCCTAGGTCAGGCAGTGAATGCCAAAATTGAATTTTATAGTTCCTTTGAACATGTGTATTATGTTACCTTATATGGAGAGGACGGGATTAATCTCAACTGTGCTTTTGGGGTCCAGGCCTGCTGTCTGGCAGACAGACTTCTCCAGAGCCCGGgcctggaagaagaggaagggaaggacgAATCTGAGACTGAGGAGGGGATGGAAGATGACCTGTCCTCCCCATCCCTGAAAACTGTGCGCCTGAAGGCTAATTCTTTCTATGATGCCCAGGTGGAATTTGTTAAAGATCCCTCGGAGTTTTGGATCAGATTGAGAAAACACATTGGCCCCTTTGGCAAGTTAGTGAGGAGTATGTGTAACTTCTACTCATCGAGAAAGGTGGATGGGTTAGCCCTGCAGCCTGTGCCTGACCACCTCTGCTGTGCCAAGTGGAAAGAGCATGGGTATTATAGGGCTGTAGTCACTAGATTGGTGGGGGACAAAAGTGTGGAGGTGCACTTGGTAGATCGTGGCAATACAGAGACAGTGGGTTTCTATGATGTAAAAATGCTGCTTCCCCAGTTCAGGCAGCTCCCAGCAGTGGCACTGAAATGCTGTCTAGCTGATATCTGGCCCCTAGGGGAAAGTTGGAGCCGAGAAGCAATTTCCTATTTCAAAAAAACAGTGCTGCACAAGGAGCTGGTCATTCATGTTCTTGATAAGCAGGATAGCCAGTATGTCATTGAAATTCTTGATGAATCCAGGATGGGGGAAGAAAATGTAAGCAAATTGATTGCCCAGGCTGGATATGCCAAATATCAAGAATTTGAGATGACTGACATCAGACCACCGGCTCATTCCCCAGGGCAAATTCCACATCAACTAAGTGCTGACTGTAACAGAGTGTCTTCCACCAAGAAAGTTGGAATAGGACAGTGGGGAAAGAAAGATGACAAGCCTCCAGTTTCAGAGGTTGTGACTGACAGAACAATTGTTACAAAAAGCTCTTTCAACGAATCGGTTGTGCATGCAACAGAGAAAACTAGAAACATGCCCATCTATTCTCCGCTAGtacaaaattatttggaaattaagCCGGCCTCTCCCTGTAAAGGTCAGTTAGAAGTTGGGAGCACAGTAGAAGTCAAAGTGTCATATGTTGAAAGCCCTGGATATTTCTGGTGTCAGCTGACCAGAAACCTCCAAGGTCTCAGAACCCTAATGTGTAAAATTCAGGATTTTTGCAAGAATTCTGCAACTCCATACCAGGGAATCAGTCCAGCTTGCTTGGCGAAGCGTACTATTAATGGGAAATGGTCCAGAGCTTTGATTATTAATGGAACTCCTTCTGCTGACAATGCCAAAGTAATATTTGTTGACTATGGAAATAAAGAGGTAGTCCCTATGAAGAATATCTGTTCAATCAATGATGAATTTATAAAGTTAAAGGCACAAGCTTTTAGATGCAGCCTTTACAATTTAATTCAACCATCTGGTCAGAATCCCTTTGTTTGGGATGAAAGAGCAATCCGAGCTTTTAAAGAATTTGTAGATAATGCCTGGGAAGATAATCTGGAGTTGAAATGCACAATTTTTGCCCTTGCagcaataaataataaagaactcTTTAATGTGGTAGACTTACTAACTCCTTTTCAAAGTGCTTGCCGCTACCTAACAGAAATTGGGTTTGCAAGACAAGTTAGACTTCAGAAACCTCTAGCATCCTCCATGCAACTCCATTCCTACTATTATTCCACACATGACATCAAAATTGGAAGTGAAGAAGCTGTTTTTGTAACACATGTTGATGGACCTTGGACCTTTTATTGCCAGCTTGCAAGGAGTTCAGGTGTGCTAGAGCAGTTGTCAAGTGATATTTGTCGATTAAGCAAAGTCTTACAGCATTCAAAAACTTCTTCCTCAAGTCCTGGGATCTTGTGCCTTGCAAAATATAGTGACCAGAATTGGTATAGAGGAATAGTTACAGGCAAAGAACcaaacaaagttttttttgttgACTTTGGGAATGTTCATGTGGTTACGAATGAAGACTTGCTTCCCATCCCAGGTGATGCCTATGATCTATTACTTTTGCCCATGCAAGCTGTGAAATGTTCTTTATCTGATGTCTATGATAATACTCCTAAAGAAATTGCAGGTTGGTTTGAAGAGGCTGTACTAGACAAATCGCTCAAGGCTTTAGTTGTAGCAAAAGATCCAGATGGAAGGTTGATTATTGAATTGTATGATGGTAGTGTTCAGATTAATGctaaaataaatgagaagttGGGTTTACTAGGTTATAAAGGgccaaagaaattagaaaatgaagagTTGCTCTCTTCAACTGAAACtcttaaagaagttaaaaatgaaaacaggaaaTTACTTGCTGGACATTGCAGCAAAACAGCAAACAAATTATGCACATCCGAGATCCAGGGAGAATCATGCAAACCTAAAATCAGTTTAGCATGTAAGGAATTAAAAAACTTACAAAGTTCAACCAAGGTAGGCTTGTTAACTCATTATCAGGAATCTGTGGGAAATCAACATAATCAAGTATCCCACCTACCTGATAAAATAGGAGAGAATCCTGTTCAGCCTTCTGCACATGTCTCAGAGAGGAATAAGGACTTACTGCTTAAATTTTGTGATCTGCCTCAAAAAAGTATTGTACCTGGTTTTAAAACTAAGGTATATGTTTCCCATATTAATGATCTAACAGACTTTTATATTCAACTAGCTGATGATGAGGATGAACTTGCAAGtatttcagagaagttaaatgatgatAAAATAAGAGGTGAATGTTTTGCTGGACAACCTCTGAAAAAAGGAGACTTGATATGTGCAGTTTTTCCAGAGGATGACTTAAGGTATCGGGCTGTAGTCAAGGAGCAGTCTGGTGACCTTGTCACTGTACAATTCATAGACTATGGGAACACTTCAGTGGTCAATGTTAGCAAACTAAGCAGGCTTCAGAAAGTTAATGCCTTAGTTCCAGGGATGAGCATTCACTGCACCCTGGGTGGGCTTCATATCCTGCCGACCAAAAACCAATGTCAAGAGCTTTACTTTTCAGAGAGAACAGGTGAGGCTCAGATAAATTGTGAATTTGTCATGAAATCTGAAGATAAGTGGGATGTTTTGCTTACAGATGAACAGGGTGTAATATCAGAAGATATGATAAGCAAATTTATATCTAGTTCAAAATCAACTTCTACCCAGTTAAATACAGCTACCAATCCAGAGACTCTATCAgacccccctcctcctccccctccacctcctcctcctccccctccccctccccctcctcctcctcctccccttcttcgactccctcctcttcctcttcccctccctcttccccctgaGGAATCAGGAGATCCTGgcaaaacaaatgttaaattgCTCAACTGGTACCTTCCAGAAGTAAATAAGATAAAAGTCTATGCTACTGTGATTGATGGACCAGAATATTTTTGGTGTCAGTTTGCTGACACAAAAGTCCTTGACAGCTTGGATCCCCAGGTACAGGCTGCAGGAGAACATGCAGCAGTCTCTGCAGACTGCATTTCAGTTATTCAGTCAGGTGTGGCCTGTATTGTTAAATACAGTGAAGATGGACGTTTTTATAGGGGACTTGTTACTGATGTGCTAGATGGAGACCTCATATCAGTCAGGCTTGTGGACTTCGGGAATGCTGTAAATTTTGGCAGAAATACCCTTTGGAATATCCCTGGCAACCTCCTGAATGTTAATATGCAGTGCTTCCCCTGTTGTCTATCAGGGTATAATGTTTTAGAAGGTGTatgttcttttgaagaaaatgacTATTTTTATGAAATAGCTACAGAAGGAGTTTTAGAGCTTACTATTTTAGAGATCAAAAAGGATGTCTGTGATATCCCACTGGCAGTGGTTCAATTAAAATATGAAGGTGAAAACCTTAATGAGAAAATGCGGAAATTTTCCAGTCAGTTCTCTACAGCTGATAAGGAATTCCCAAAGACTTTATGTGAAAATAAACTGAGGGAAGCAGACACTCCCATGCCGCTCAGTATTGATGTTGGAAGTAAACCTAACAAAGTTGCACAAGATGGCTTGCTGTATGTGGAACCACCAGGAGATATTTTCCGTGTAAGCAGTGGATTAAACCATGTTGAAACCAAGCcaagtcctgtatttgaaagtgAAGCCGGCACTGCTTTTGTACCTGCAGTGGGGCAACCTAGCAAAGGCAACACTGTAGACATTAGGGAAAAGTGCTCTTTGGCTGAAACTCTCAAGTTTGATAATAACAAAAACCTGATTACGGGATTGGAAACTCTGCTGCCACGGATTGAGACAAAGGAAATATTAGAATTGAATTCCCTTGAAGTACCCTTCTCGCTGGAAGAATCAAAAGAATTCTTGGAATTGGAGTCCATTGAATTACAGCTTTCCATAACTGGTGAGGAGGCCAAAGAGATGGACCTGGAACCTCCCATGGCCCAGATTTCCCAAGGATGTGACTCAAAAATGACCCTGGAACAATTTACAGCGCAACTCTCAAATGATTCTAAATCGGAACAGCTAGAACTAGAACCTCCAGTAGTACCTCTGTCTCTAGATAAAGAGACTCATCCCTTTTCAAAGACAAGTCAGAAGTCTCAGGAAACTCTGTGTCCAGAGGACCCTGGAGAACCAAATCATCTAAAACCCTTTGGCAGATGCAAAATGCATTCCAAAGCAGAGACTGCACATAACTTGTACAAAGAAGTGTTTACTGAGTACAAAAACAGACTTGCTGTTGAGTCTTTGACTCATTTGCTccctgaagaagaaataaagacagaagaAAACCATGGGAATGCTTTAACAGACCATGCTTCAg